Part of the Periophthalmus magnuspinnatus isolate fPerMag1 chromosome 23, fPerMag1.2.pri, whole genome shotgun sequence genome, tttcttcatgctttattaagcaTATTTTTTAATTTCCTTGATAATAATCCAATCTTATTGTAATTCATTATTATCCTATTCTTGTTGTTGCAATAATTTCTCCAAATCCCCAATCCCCAATCCACACCCTCAGATCTACAGGCAGCATGCTCCTCCAGATCCCCTTCACCAGGGTCCGTACAATGGGGAACCGAGCCTTCTCTTCAGCTGCACCGCAAATGTGGAATTGCTTCCCTGCCCAGCTGAGAGCCGCACAGGGCctggactttttaaaaaaaagctaatttaaagacctttttatttagaaaagcttactgcagatgtttttagtttttagcaaATAggattttaatgttcttttattgtagcactctgggattttgtttcatgaagagtacattataaataaaatgtattgttattttattattattattattattagtagtagtagtattagtagtagtagtattagtattattagtattattattattattattaaattctaTACAAGTGTTAAGACTAAATCTCTGAATCAAATGTTGTGTTTCACTGCACCTCATCCTCTAGTCGAAGCACAGTGCTGTTAAGTTCTGATGTCTTCTTTTCCTTGGAGTCTCTGTCGAGTTCAAACTCCTCCAGTTGTCTTTCTGCATGCCACAACTTCTCTGCTAAAGTCTGAGCATGCTGTGTCTGCTTCTCCAAGCTCTCCTAGttaagcataaaaaaacataaacattaaaaaaaaagtataaaagtataagtatatatatatttttatttatttatttattattatttaaatttttcttttttaatttttctttttctttatttatatatatatatatatatatatatatatatatatatatatatatatatatatatatatatatatatatatatatatatatttatttatttatttatttatttatttatttatttatttttttttttatttttttattatttatttatttatttatttatttttatttttttttattttattttttttttaattattattatttacatttttctagcatggacacttttgtccagttgaatcACATGTCAAGTTAAGGTTGATACCCTGTGCACCCTGTGACATGCCCTTCTGCGGACACAAGTGTTACGAGGGCCCATTATCActgtttgcagttttaattttgaggttattttttgtttgctaccttctgtgtgttcattcatatttttgagTGAATATCTACAATATAAATATACTGTCCACTTATACTGTCATATAAAGTGCATTACTGAATTTTCTGTGGCCTAAAATCCATggcaaaaaacataatataacttcAGCTAAATAACAAATATCTGAATGTGGGACAAGGGGAAGCAGCTAGATAACGTACTACTTACACTCACCCTGTTTTATttaactacagctacaacttatttatttaagtcCCACTTTAAGAGATTTTGTTATCAGGTGTGTGTGAAAAGAAATTGGCCTTTTTGTCTGTGTGATGCCCACAATGTGTGGtcacattgtttttatttaatgtcaTTTTGTAAATGAGTATTAgtggtggttttattttgagaaattaACACTTGTAATTCTGACTTTCAGAAATTGACCACTTGATGGCAGCACACGGTGCCATCGGAGACGGTTTGAGGGAGGTCTGgcttctgtatatatatatatatatatatatatatatatatatatatatatatatatatatatatatatatatatatatatatatatatatatatatatatatatatatatatatatatatatatatatatataaataaataaataaatatttatttatttatttatttatttatttatttgctagTCGTGTTTGTTGTATTTGACCTTCCTATTTCTCCATTGGCTCTATACTGTGTTGTAAAATGGTCCTCCGCTGAATTTTGATTGTGTACATGCTAATGTTACAATTACAGTTACAcctaatttacaaataaagttaaTCTCCAGTCACAGAAAGCCAAGACAACACAAAATGAATGCTGCTGTctcactttgtttatttcagctGCCAACTCTCCCCTATACCTGCTACATCTGCTTTGCTAGTTTGACTTGTGTCTTACCTCTGCATCTTGAATCTGGTTTTTCAATGACTGTTGGAGAAAATTAAACGCATATTCTTGGTTGTTGGCCTCTACCATTATCTCCCGGGCTTGTTTCACCTCAGTCtgcaaaaaacagcaaaatactACACCTTAATATATAAGACCAGGTTAATTCTCAGTAAATGAGTGCAAATTTATATGTATTAACAACTGAACTTTGTGATATATTAAAgagggtattaattgctaacacaaaCCACATTTTGAtcaccattttaccttttattgttttgaaaattcttcatggtaaatggtcacatttttatatattcatacaccagtgcacacagaaaCTCAgggcgagatgggttaagtgtcttgcccaaggacacaacgacatcattcatctgtgtgagttagaatctCACCGGCAACCTGTGGATCCGTGGacctgaccgctcaaccgatgatgttcaCGTTGAGAGCGGGATATCCgccaaaaacaacttattaatatgtttaataGGTTTTGCTTTCATTTTCGACCCTCCAAGTGTAAGGCTGTTCATAGCACAGAAATGTACACATAAATGATAAGCAGTGCTATGTTAACATTTCTGTCTCTCCAGAACTGACTACCTAGCACTAACCCAAGATGAAATAACAACAGACtgcacagtggactcaggactGACCTCCATCTCCCGACAGCGCTCAGCCATAGCCTGATTCTCTTTTTCCATTTCCAGCATTTGTTCTCTTGTTCTCTTGATCTCATTGGTCAGTTGAGTATTGGTTCTCAGAAGGTCTTCGTTATTCACCAGCAAGCCCCGCATTTCAAACCTTTTTGTCAAAggtgtttattattatgtaatatttatgcacacattttatttgtcttCTAGTAACTTTTTACCCTAGAAACACCTTTACATAAATGTTTCTGACCTTATCTggtttctctccttctccatctCCACACTCTCTGCCTCCAAAAACTGGTTCCTCTGCAAAACAATATAACATATACAGATAAATATTACTCTAACAATCACAAGATATACTCTGAAATCATGTATTGATTTCACTCAAACATATAGCCTAATTATCCATAAATTCTGACTCAAACAaagcttttacatttttttctttttacatttttatacctCATAAACAGCTATGTCTGTTATTTTAAGAAATGTAGAACGCTCACCTTTTGACAGGCATCTAGTTCTTTAGTCAACTCCTCAATGTAATCTTTCTTGTTTGGATTGCCCAGAGTTGAGGAACGCACTGAATAGTGCGTTGTAGGGAGCacctgaaaatgaaacaaaatgaatagaaacatattcactttaattttatttttggccTCTTTAGATTTGATGAATTTCTGTTCTTACGGGAGGAACGATCTCAGGTTTGCGTCTTAGTGTCTCGTAAGTGGAGAAGCGTGTCCGTCCAGCACCCACAGTGACAGAGGGTACTGGACTAATGCTGCGCCCATTGTAGTTGTACAAGTTCAGCTCAGAGGTAGCTGGAGACAAACCACCTGCTACCTGAAAGTTAACACACAGACatcaaaaagaaacatttatgaTCGCTCACTGCTTCTTTTGCTCTTATCATTTCTGGACTCAGCAATCAGACTGCTTTAGTCAGTTGAGCCACAAGCATCAAACCACAAATGTAGCCAGTTCAGAATCACACAGTCAGCAAAAAAGTGTAGTTTCTCCTCGagaacaaaaaaggaaaaaaaatgcataaccaCCTCAAAGTGtgtaaaaatccaaataaaaagtaatatttagGTATTAATAAATCCAGCTGTAAAAATGTCTTACATGATTGGAaagttttatgtatttgtgtagaTACAAAACTGGCCAAAAAATTAAAGCTACTGAACAGAAAAAGTCCTGTAGTGCATGTCCCGCTTCTGAACAAAAGtaatgttcaaatgtaaaaatgttgagTACCCCTTGGATTTAGAAAATCATCAACACCTTCCTGGTATGACATCTGCTGTGTAATTACCTCTCTGATAGCAAGGCATGTGTAACAGGACAAAACAATTATAAATGACTGAAAACAATCAGCAGACTGACCTTATATTCAGACATCCGAAATGTAGGATTATAGTCCATGGAGGCAGTAGTGGAGTAGGGACTGTTGAAGACTCGCAATGAACCATCACTAATACCCCCCTGTGCCACAAAAAAGGccataatattaatattcataattTTGCAAATGAGTTCAATAAAGTGCATATGATAGGTCAGACaactaatttcactaaaacataataaacaatTATACTTGAAATTtcaaatgaaggtttaaactgtcagaaaaatccctTCCTTGCTTGTAAATTGTCCCTGTATTTTAGATGGAGTTGTCTGTGTTGTGACATAGTGCTTTCACTTTTATACCTCAGCCaacttcctgtaattttgtacttttcttttcaattttattACTGTGCAAGTGATACATATTTACCAAATGCATTATCCTATCAAACtaagtaataattataaaaaacatgaaaacctgtcatatacacGTCAACTGCTGTATAAAGTATAAACATCTgaaaatctctactgaacctgAACCACACTGCTCATTTCCATTTTACTATGAATGGTTGGTGCAAATTTGCTTTCAATAGTTCATATATAGTTTTTCTATAGTTTATATAGATCTTTTCTACCTACAAGGCAATCAAatggctttacatcaagaactaTTCACCCATTcaatcacacattcacacaccagtgtatgcagataCTAGGGTGAGGTGGGAAGAGGCAAGTTATGTGTcctgcccaatgacacaacagtaTTCCTCTGTAGGAGCAGGAATCACAACGTCAACCTGTGAGCCAGAAGATctaaggcacatgtgtcaaactcaaggcccgggggccaaatgtggccctggacatcattttatgtggccctcaacatggtaaattaaaaggtatgatggtctaaTTTTATTAAGAGATATGTCATTACACAggcatatttttttacatctattcaaatgaatatgcaatatttgaaacctgaataagtaataaatacagaaacggttaattaacaagttaaagtagttacatctattttacatctggccctttgagggcagccattttgctcatgtggccctctgtgaaaatgtgtttgacacccctgatctaaggGGACTAAAATAAAGCCGACAGAAAACAGATTTCCTGTGTTCGGGAGTGAAAGATGATGAATAAAATGTGCATCCcggcttatccagggccagatcgtgagggcagcagtctgagcagggactcccagacttcccccactcCAGACACatcttccagctcctctggtgacccaaggcgttcccaggccagccgagaggcatagtccctccagcgtgtcctgggtcttctccagggcttcttcttcttcttcttctttgcttttgtatgcttttttttttttttttttaagaatttgaCATAATTGAAGCATTTTGAAATATAGCAGTCATGGGCAGGTCAACCACTGATTCTGACTGATGGTTTGAATTCTGTATTGAGTGTGTAAATTTGTAGTGCAGTTGGGTGTGCGCCATGCAAACTCCTGAAAACACTCCATTATGGACAACTGTGCTTTACAAATCCCACATGGAGCTGGAATTATAGATTCCACCAGCAGCAGGAAtctatccatagactgtatagaggTGACTTCATGGCTTGAGAAGAGCTAGCACTGCACCAGGAAAAGTGAATGAGCTCATGCATGAGCATGCATGTATAATATTATTGAGAACAATGAATGTAATAAATAGCCCTGTTCTATGTTTTGGCCAGCATCTGCTTAAATGCAGACATATTTACTGAAGATTTCTTGGATGAAACACTTCTTCAAATTCTTTGCAGATAAGCAAAGTGCTGCGCCTCATGGCAGTTTTTGTAAGCCCGCATCGCAAGAGGTGAGAGTGGACTGGAGCAGGCTGAAGTTAAAGATGAaaaattcagattttaaaacaactaaaaaactaaatcaactacataaactcatcatggatAATAATCTGGGtgctaggaatgtgttaagaatgtgaggaataaatttggaccactgcaaacagttatAAAATAAAGTAGAACTGTTTCTCACTCGGTCTGACGGGGTGTCCCAGTCCCGTGACGTAAGTGATTCCAGGGACCCTCTGTAGTTAGTAGGTCCCAACCTGGTGCTTTCCCAGCGGGGTCTGGGTCCATTCTCACCCCCTGCTATTCCACCACTGTTAATGTCCTGCTCTCTGGAGCCTGTGCCATTGGTCTTCAGATCATTATTAAGAAACAGTTGATATTTGGGATTTTGGCTGGTTGACATGGGCTGAGGTGTTACTGGGCCATCATCAGTACTGTTGTGCTGCTCAGATTCCTATAAGAGACAGaatataaaatggtaaaaaacaaaataaactaagcAATATTGAAGATTGGAAACATGGATTTATTGTCAGGATAGCAacaaaataatctaaaataatgtaaaaaaaaccccagacAGAATCACTTTGTCATTTACtggaaaaatatacataatttgTGTGTAGACTAAATCACCATAATTAGAATCACTATTATACAATTTCTGGAGTGGAATTCCTCCCTGTACATCACAAGTTGATTAACCTTATTAGAGCCAACTATGCACCCTCAACCTGCCAGAAAATTCCTGAGGGAACCCCAGACCACCCTGCATTTAAAATAGACTGCTACAAAATCAATGCAGAATTTAATTCAGGGCCCATTATTCATGGACTAATGGCTATAAAGGTATTGGCAAAAGTACGAAATTTTAGACTATTTATTACTGTGGGTGTGGGCACGGGTGCATCATCAGAAATTTCACCTAGGGTGCCAAAAAGCTAGGGCTGGCACTGCACCAATGGCAGCAATACACATACAGAAAAAGTGGAAGCACTGGCCTGTTGGTGTTATTTACTGACCTATATTCAGGTTTCAGGTTTTTATGGTGCTGTATTGTTTTTGATGCTAAGTGAAGTTGATGAGCTAACATCGTACAAAGTTCAGAGCTAAAACCAGAGCAACAATAAGTGATTGAGAAAATATAGAAAATTTAAGGTCAAGCAGAGAGGTTAGGAAAGTTGAACTGAAAATTTTATAGGTGTAAGGCTCTTATTACCAGCAGAATGTTACCATAATAAGAAGTAGTTATTAAATAGAAGTCATGTTAGTATACTGGATCAGAGCAGAGCAAAAGGATAAGTTAGTCTGTTTTGAGCAGGGATTTCACTTGCGTTATGGagtgagacttttttttttagaagttaCATACCATGTTGTTGTGCTTTGTTAAAGGCCCCTGAAGAAGCTgttgaaaataagaaaaagaaaattactaaaataaaaaaataaataaataaaaaagaccaaaacacaGCCATCTACTACTTTGACAAGGTTTTGTGTGCATGTCATTGCGTGTATTCTTTATTATTCAGCTTCAAGTATGGGCTGAGATAAATGATCTCTTGGGGacaatacattacattacaatacgTTAGCATTCCTAATTTATAATCtttgcatttggaaaatatacgttataaactacacctctgTTTCTAATGAGGAATTTAGACATTTCGATTTTTTGAAAATAACAAGGCCAGTTATGTTgcccggggccccaccctggagccgggcctggggtgggtgcttggcagcgagcgcctggcgGCCATGCCCttccccatggggcccggccaggcccagcccgaaggaacaacGTGGGGCCATcttcccgtggacccaccacctgcaggaggagccatgaggggaagtatgaaagtggtgtgtgcgtgaatgattggtggtggtcggaggggccgatggcgcagattggcagcctcacttccatcagtctccccagggcagctgtggctac contains:
- the LOC117391649 gene encoding cingulin-like protein 1, whose translation is MESEQHNSTDDGPVTPQPMSTSQNPKYQLFLNNDLKTNGTGSREQDINSGGIAGGENGPRPRWESTRLGPTNYRGSLESLTSRDWDTPSDRGGISDGSLRVFNSPYSTTASMDYNPTFRMSEYKVAGGLSPATSELNLYNYNGRSISPVPSVTVGAGRTRFSTYETLRRKPEIVPPVLPTTHYSVRSSTLGNPNKKDYIEELTKELDACQKRNQFLEAESVEMEKERNQIRFEMRGLLVNNEDLLRTNTQLTNEIKRTREQMLEMEKENQAMAERCREMETEVKQAREIMVEANNQEYAFNFLQQSLKNQIQDAEESLEKQTQHAQTLAEKLWHAERQLEEFELDRDSKEKKTSELNSTVLRLEDELAEALQMASQATAERNLQVKLREDNQQHVDELEESVLAKDQEIDKLQILVSKLQAEVSGKLVDKERSLEEEIQLRERLQLQCKQTERSLEDLRMELHTSNQTRDDLSKQLKVAQEKIIDLETDLEELHDSEQRWASKHKRAIEQVEQLQLKFIQQKDLSEQLEMDKESLVRQLRELRLEVDELQSSRLQEDVISRTESRVKDLENSLRTEERNKAVLTNTISKLERKITELTDQLEEEHRISTEQKELMTQRMRTLKKQLNEAEEEASRKEAQCRFAQRELAEEREARERLQRQLVDQQLQAKRKEALTMRQTLDNLRMDLSIDDEEEENESKTETVTKV